CAGTCTATTTCTCTTCTCTCTTGATGTTTAGTCaggccacatggaaacaggcccttcagcccaaaaagcCCCATATACTCtgttcccacctgccagcatttgcccatatccctctaaacctttcccacccatgtacctgtccaaattaatagtacctcaactacctcttctgccaACTCCGCATATGATCTTATCAACCTCCATAATGGTGATTGTAGGAAggtggctgttcctgaacctggtggtgtgagacTTCAAGCTTCactacctcctgcctgatggtggCAATGAGAAGAGGGCACAGCCCAAATGGTGGAGATCCTCGATgttagatgctgccttcttgagcagCGCCTCATGTAGATGTTGTCAGTAGTGCTGGTGATGGCCCTGCACGAGTCCATCactatctgcagcctcttgtaatCCTGTGTTGGACCATGCAAAGCCATGGTCAcacccaaagatcctagaggagctataggatctttggtcacacCTGCCAACTCTGTATTTCTCTAAAACTCTCCTTCAAGAACTTGATTAAAACCTTTCATCTTCAACCAAGCTTTTGCTCACCCGTCCAAATACCACCCATCTTAGGCTTGCTGTCAATTTTtgtgtttatgttaaaaaaaagaaaaaaaagagtgcTTTGGTTTACCTGTAACTGGCATCACCAGAAGGTGCAATTAATGTCATGTGattgggcagaattaggccattcaacccatcaagtctactctgccattcaatcaatagacaaataggtgcaggagtaggccattcggccctttgagcccaggagcaccgccattcaatgtgatcatggctgatcatccccaatcaataccccgttcctgccttctccccatattccctgactccgctatctttaagagccctatctagctctctcttgaaagtatccagagaaccggcctccaccaccctctgaggcagagaattccacaaactcaccactctctgtgagaaaaagtgtttcctcatctccgttctaaacggcttaccccttattcttaaactgtggcccctggttttggactcccccaacatcgggaacatgtttcctgcctctagagtgtccaaacccttaacaatcatatatgtttcaataagattccctctcatccttctaaattccagagtgtacaagcccagccgctccattttctcagcatatgacagtcccgccatttaaccttgtaaacctatgctgcactccctcaatcatggctgatcaatctttccctctgaaacccattttcctgccttctctccataactcctgacacctgtaataatgaagaatctatctctgccttaaaaaaaatcaagtgacttggcctccacagccttctgcagcaatgaattccacagatacaccacactgactgaagacattcctgctcatctccttcctaaaggaatgtcctttcatCGACTCCcacccagtggaaacatcctctccacatccactctatccagacctttcactattaggtaagtttcaatgaggtccccccctcatcattctaaactccagctgggAGAGGCcaagtgctgtctgcacagaagtATTAGATTTTAACAACTGACACTTAGGTAGAATATGTATATTCAAAATTTTAATTAGGTAACTCATGATGTCACATACGAATTAAAACCAAGTCGTTTTCAAAAAGTAGGGACAGCAGGACTAGACATTGAGATAAAACTTTTATATTGTCAGCTTTGGTGGTTATTCTAAACATTAGTTCTTTATGTTTTCATTGTCTATGATGCAAATTTTCCACAGTCAATATTTATTTGAGTGATACCATCACAACATGACCACCTAGACTTAAGACTATGACTCAAGCTATCTGTCGCTGTTTGcccagaaataaaataaaattatatacattttttaaatacctataaaacagctattaccgtaattataCCTGGGGCAATCAGTGCCCTCCAAATTTAAATTGCACAAAATTAATATCGGAATCAATTAAATTGACAATGTTGTATAAACTTTTATTTCATCTGATTCATGTCAATGCATTACACAGACACCTTTCATTATCCAAATTTTGATTATCCAGTTTCATTAAGACATGTCAGCCCTGGAGAAATAACCTCAGTCACACTGAATAACATCGCACCCTGATATCAAAAGCAACATGCAACACTTAAAGAAGTTACAACTTGCATTACAATAGAGCCCTAAGTAGATAGAAATGCCATCGTGAAACCAAGCATGTTCAAGAATTTGTTATATAAAAGTTCTGATATTTACACTGCAATAGGGCCCGCAGCCTGATGCTTGTCTTCCAGCAGAAAGAAAGAATGGTGGAGTGTGTAGCATTAAACATGAGTGATGATGGATGAATGAATCTGGTCTACTGAAACCAGCCATAGTGCAAAAAACATGTACTAATTTAAACATGTCATCTTGCATTAAACTAGCCAGCATCATAAAAGATTATTGACGAAAGACCTTTGAAGTTGTTACACTACATAACAGGGTTGCCCTGGCTGTTATGGTGGATCCAAGGGTGAAACGTCAAAGGAATTTCTACACAATCAATGAATTTTCCAGAACGAAAATATGCTTTCCCAATTCTAAATTGAGCATCCACCATTTTGCTCAAATCTATGCTGCGGCCACACCCAATATTATTAAAGTGACAGTAACAGGTGACAGTTGTCACAGAATGGAATGGTATCAAAGCAAAGTGTTCTGGAATGATCCGATGCATCACAAAGTCCAAACAAAAAGGGTGaacaaaatgttaaaataatCATTCATTGGGTACAAATGTATTTGATGTTAAATTCTTAAGCTATTACAGAAGTTATGTACGGCCAGTAGCTTCAATTGGAAGATAAATTGGAAGAAATGTACTTTCACCACAATGAGAGAACTAAATTATCGGTTTAAACTTCCAACTTACAAACAACCTACCACAAATGTTGGCAACAATTAAGAGGTCAAAAATCAAGTTGTGCTATTCCCAAAAAATGCTCCAGAGACCACAATATTTAAGAGTTGAAAACTAGTCAATAGCAATAGGATAAAGTTACCAATCATGTCCTGTTAAATAAAACAGAGTCGCCAGATTGAAGGTGGTGCCAGGTCTAGGATTTGGACAGTTCAGCTGACAGCCAGTCAAGTCCTTCATACAAGCCGTTTCCTTCGGAAGCACACGTAGCCTGAACGTACCACTGTCCAAAAACAAAACCGCGTTAGACAAGGGACCACGTCAACGTATCTATCAAATTTAGTACAGAAACGGTTCAGAAAATAACAAACGCTTGTGATAGAAATGGACGTTTTCCTAGATATTACAGATTAAATTTGACAAATttagcgtggagtttgcatgctctcactGTGACCCCGCGggcttcctcccacccccccccccccaaacatgcaattctgtaggttaattagcctctgcaaaattgccactgatatgtagggagtagatgagaaagtgggataacatagaactggtgcgagcaggtgattgatggtcagtgtggactcagtgggctgaagggtctatttccatgctgtatctttcaatctaaATTCAAGTAGATTGCCCATGAATTAGCGGGTCAGCGATCAGGAGCTAGTGTCTGGAAGGGCATCAGAACTTGTTTTTGAGAGATACCgcgcgcccttcggcccaccgagtccgcactgaccagcgacacccgcacaccaacctacacacacgggggacaatttacaagccaattaacctaccgacctgtacatctttagagacatagaaaataggtgcaggagtaggccattaggcccttcgagcctgcaccgccattcaatatgatcatggctgatcatccaactcagtatcctgtccctgccttctctccataccccttgatcattttagccacatctaactccctcttaaatatagccaatgaactggcctcaactaccttctgtggcagagaattccagagattcaccactctctgtgtgaaaacattttttttcatctcggtcctaaaagacatcccccttatccttaaactgtgaccccttgttctggacttcccaaacatcgggaacaattagagtgtgggaggaaaccgaagatctcggagaaaacccacgcaagtgacggagagaacgtacaaactccgtacagacagcacccggagtcaggatcgagctcgggtttctggtgctctgaggcagcaactctatcactgcgtcaccgtgccagcCTGCAGAGTATTGTACTTTCTACAGAGAATCCCCAACTTTCCAGCAAGGATTACTGATTTATGATCAGATGACAATATCTGGAATTATTTTGTGGGAATGCAACTTCACAAGCTTTGATATAAAGCTGTATAAGTCAACCTTTTGCCAAGTCTTCAACTACAAGCAGAGCACCCATTTCATATAAACGCATCCACTGTGGACAAGTTAAACGCTTTGTGCTCAGGGTGAAATACTTTAAAGAACACACTTTAGcacagctgttgcctcacagcggcagaggcccaggttcaatcctgaccccgggtgctgccagtgtggagtttgcatgttcttcctgtgaccaaatgggtattctccggtttcttcccacatccaaaatACCTTtggggtttgtaggataattggcgtcTTTCAATTGCTCCTGGTCTGTCAGGAGTGGATGTGAagctgggataatatagaactagtgtgaatgagtgattaatgaatggtcagcgcagactcggtgggtcaaagggtctgtttgcatgctgtatctcgaaagcaaactaaactaaaccacagaaCACTAAAGCTAATAAAGTTCTTTAGAACCTGCAAAAATGGACCATAGTTCTGTGgtatgggagttagatgtggcccttgtggctaaaagggatcagggggtatggagagaaggcagggatgggatactgagttggatgatcagccatgatcatattgaatggcggtgcaggctcgaagggccgaatggcctctgctcctgcgcctattttctatgtttctatgtgaaacaTCTTTTTAAAAATTGGCTTATTTTTCATATTCTTTCAACCATTTCTTCTCCAAATAATAGATGCTGTTATCGAATAATTCTGAATCACTGGCCCCTTGCTCTGCAACACCAAGAaccaggcacagtggcgcagcagtagagtcgctgccttacagcgccagaaatccgggatcaatcccgattacgggtgctgcctctacggagtttgtacgttctccccgtgggttttctccgagatcctcagtttcctcccacactccaaagaagagaGTCCtaagtaggtgaattggcttggtataggtgtgaattgtccctagtgtgtgtagggtcgtgttaatgtgtgggggtcgctggtcggcatggactcggtgggccgaaaggcctgtttctgcactgtatctctaaactaataaactaaactcctcttTTTTATTGATGTTAATGGAAAGAATGATGCGTACGATATGATGCTGGCTATAATGTATAAACTATAATATTGGCCAGGTGTCACTGGGAGGGAACAGCTCTTCACTGCTTTCTGGTCCTTTAATCCCTTCTCGTCTTTGTTTCTATAGCCTGTAACTACCCATCTCCCAATccaccctccttcccctcacctgtatccaactatCCCTTGCCAGGCATTGTCATGCCCCCATCcttctcatagtcatagagtgatacagtgtggaaacaggcccttcggcccaacttgccaacagcggccaacatgtcccagctacaccagtcccacctgcctgcgtttggtccatatctctccaaacctgtcctatccatgtacccgtctaaccgctttttaaatgttgggatagtcccagcctcaactacctcctctggcagcttgttccgtacacccatcaccctttgtgtgaaaaggttacccctcagattcctagtaaatctttcccccctttatcttaaacccatgtcctcttgtcctcgattcatctactctgagcaagagactccgtgcattctgctccagctttctctcccccactgcaatcagtcagaagaaggaccctgacccgaaacatcggctgtccgtgatctccagagatgcgcctgaccccacagagttactccagcactttgtcatctaggcaagattccaacacctgcagttcccacTGTCCCAAGTGCAATAATACCTCTGACACATATATCGAATGCCTACATTGTAAACAGTAAAATATGTATGTTAGTGACATTCGGCGGGTTATCAAAGACTCATGATCCTTACAACTTTGTTGTGAAGGTTCCGCAGTCCTAATTTATCTGTGATTTCGGTGACGGACAAGGCATTTGGCAAGTCTTGTTTGTTGGCAAAGACTAGTAAAACGGCATTTCTTAATTCATCTTCTTGAAGCTGGAAATAAAAGGCATGAGTTAGTTCGGTACGGAAGCAGAAGGTGACTAATTGTCCCGGCACGATGCTCAGAGACATCTCCGGAGCAGGAAACCTTCTCACAGCACCAACCTTCTCAGTCATGTTCCGAATCTTACACGTTTCAGCAAGATCACAGCGCCCTTCCACACTCCATGGCACACAGAGCCATTCTGCTGCtatgtgtacaagatcatgagcagAGTAGATAGGGCAATTACCtaaagcaggggaatcaagaaccagaggacatgggttcaaggtgagaggggaacaatttaaaatgaaccagaggggcaacttttaccccccacagagggcagtgggcgtatggaatgagctgccggaggaggtagttgaggcaggtagtataacagcatttaaaagacatttggacaggtacatggataggactggtttagagggatatgggccaaatgtgggcatgttggtcggcatgggctgaagggtccttgTCCCAATCCCTGTAAATAAGGAGTCCAAAACTCCCTTGAATTTGTCCAATTGTGCTATCCTTTTCTTACATTTCCTTAAAAGAGTTGAGAATTTAACCTGGCAAGCTACTTGTTGTTAGACATATTAGTTTGTAGAATTTCCTCCTTTCTTGAAGGGAACAACATAGACTTGGGGTTATTGGCTTAgtcttttgcactattattgtttgtttttatgtgtttatatatatgtatatacacacgcacacccacatacatacagtggcttgcaaaagtattcataccccttgaacttttccacattttgtcactttacaaccacaaacgtaaatgtattttgtgttggtctatcacataaaatcctaataaaatacatttacgtttgtggttgtaacgtgacaaaatgtggaaaagttaatggggtatgaatacttttgcaagccactgtatctacacacacacacatgttgaattttgttctcgtttattatattgtttatagtgtactatgttgacatattgtgttgtgctgctgcaagtaagaatgtaattgttgtatctgggactcacgacaataaaacactcttgactgttatATTTGAAGTTTGCTGACAAATAAACATTTGGTGCTTGGCCTTATTCCCATTAGgccgaatggagcagctgggtttgtacactctggagtttagattgatgagaggggatcttattgaaacatataagattattaagggtttggacacgctagaggcaggaaacatgttcccgatgtgggggggggagtccagaaccaggggccacagtgtaagaataaggggtaagccatttagaaccgagatgaggaaacactttttgacacagttgtgagtctatggaattctctgcctcagagggtggtagaggctggttctctggatgctttcaagagagagctagatagggctcttgaagatagcggagtcagaggatatggagagaaggcaggaacggggacttgtttggggatgatcagccatgatcacattgaatggtggcgctggctcgaagggccgaatggcctactcctgcacctattatctactgATATCCCTACAACCGGGATTTAATGCAAGAAGTATTTACTTATAACCATTCACAAAGTGGCAAGAGTGACAGAAACATACCATTTTATTCAGCTCCTCTGCTGCCTCTTGAATTCTCTCCCGATCATTGCTGTCGACCACAAAGATAAGACCCTGTTGTAAGATAGAAACATTTTGCATTTGAGATTTACTTTGTGGAAAAAACAGGGAATAAGAATTTTTTGCAATCATAATCACAGAAATGTTGGTGGTTATGAGTTAAAACGCGCTTTCATTTtcatgggcggcacagcggtagagttgctgcctcacagcacatgatcttaactacgggtgctgtctgtacggagtttgcacgctctccctgtgactgtgtgggtttcctcccacatcccaaggatgcgcaggtttgtaggttaattggctctctgtaaatcgtccccaggCTAGTTAGCCTGGACTTCGGTGGGCCattttccacattgcatctctaaactaagctgaaccatACCATCTCTCTCATGTACCTACGCGTAACACACAACCCTTCCACAATCCTAAGCACTATGCTGAGCAGAGGTAtgcatgtagacacaaaatgctggagaaactcagcgggcgaggcagcatcgatggagagaaggagctgctgacgttaacgtcacctattccttctctccattggtgctgtctcacccgctgagtttctccagcatttcgtgtctaccttagattttaccagcatctgcagttctttcttaaacagaggtGTGCATGCAGTATGTTGCCGCTGTGTTCTGGGCTGTGATGATTTACCTCCGTGTTCTGGAAATAGTGCCTCCAGAGAGGCCGGATTTTGTCTTGTCCGCCAACATCCCACACAGTAAAACACGTCCTGCTGTACTCCACTGTTTCCACATTGAAtccttagaaacaaagaaaattattGAATGAACGAATGTTTTTTGCccaagtagtcacatacaaggaatttgccttggtgctccgcccgcaagtgacaacatgacatacagtgacagttaggaatgacacataaaacattaaacaacagagacagcagcagcgccgcagcttggcgccaacccggagcatgcgccctttttaggacGGGCACCTACAGAAgttgaaccggatggcatcaccctgctgcggacttctgctgcctcaaacgtcAGAAGCAGaagattaataataaaacattaaggattaaacatgtgaattaaataaaataccagagcacagaccagaggtacacaaaaatggagtctctccaacatttttgtctacattcgatttttccagcatctgcagttctttcttaaacagagcatataccagtatctgttcatcattagttgttcataaataagtgaaataacactgttatgtgctattaaagttgccaggggtaaacaggaTGAAAAGGTTTGGGAACCCCTAATCTAGGTAAAAAAATGACAGCGTCTCAATAACTCTAAAGCCATTATCAGAACATTAACTTCCACACAGCTGGTCGTTTTTACTGATCACACAACTTGCAATAGCTGCACTGAAAGTTTTACTTGCAACCAATTCAAAATTGCTCAGTGGAGGGTTATATTATTCCTTTACTAAGCTTACACCGCTTGACGGTTTCTGTGGCAACCAAAGATATTAGTCAGTAAAATAACCCTGCTCAGAATAAAATGTCCTTCCTTTTGGTAAGTGCATCAATCTTgttaatttttaaaaatctagagcaagggttcccaacctttgtCGTCCCgattaccccaggcaactttaatagcacataacaatgttatttcactgatttatgaacaactaatgatgaacagataccaaactatagataatagataatttCTGATGCTAAATCAGAATGAGGCACCTAAATCTAGAAATTAGCAAGAAACACGCATAACAgatcttgaagatagacaaaaatgctggagaaactcagcgggtgaggcagcatctatggagcgaaggaataggcgacgttttgacccgaaacgtcacctattcctttgctccatagatgctgcctcacccgctgagtttctccagcatttgggtctaccttcaattattccagcatctgcagttagttctTAAACAGATCTTGATGCTGAGTCAATAAGTGGAGCTGGGGGTAAAATATGAAGACCTGACAAATGAAGCGTTCCTATAATATTCAAGAGAAACCATTCATCAATAGTTTATTGACACTCAGTTTAAACTCACCAATGGTCGGAATAGTTGTTACAAC
This Leucoraja erinacea ecotype New England chromosome 16, Leri_hhj_1, whole genome shotgun sequence DNA region includes the following protein-coding sequences:
- the LOC129704463 gene encoding ADP-ribosylation factor 4-like, coding for MGLSISSLLKRYFGSRQMRILMVGLDAAGKTTILYKLKLGDVVTTIPTIGFNVETVEYSRTCFTVWDVGGQDKIRPLWRHYFQNTEGLIFVVDSNDRERIQEAAEELNKMLQEDELRNAVLLVFANKQDLPNALSVTEITDKLGLRNLHNKVWYVQATCASEGNGLYEGLDWLSAELSKS